A DNA window from Loxodonta africana isolate mLoxAfr1 chromosome 7, mLoxAfr1.hap2, whole genome shotgun sequence contains the following coding sequences:
- the KBTBD4 gene encoding kelch repeat and BTB domain-containing protein 4 isoform X1, translating to MKMGLLVPRVGDGRALSRENRGNRRSEKRKCGVARCLKPGLLVKNLDSIRRARGPGHKDSWQREKSAIMESPEEPGASMDENYFVNYTFKDRSHSGRVAQGIMKLCLEEELFADVTISVEGREFQLHRLVLSAQSCFFRSMFTSNLKEAHNRVIVLQDVSESVFQLLVDYIYHGTVKLRADELQEIYEVSDMYQLTSLFEECSRFLARTVQVGNCLQVMWLADRHSDPELYTAAKHCAKTHLAQLQGTEEFLHLSHHLLTDIISDGVPCSQNPTEAIEAWISFNKEEREVFAESLRTSLKEIGENVHIYLIGKESSRTHSLAVSLHCAEDDSISVSGQNSLCHQITAACKHGGDLYVVGGSIPRRMWKCNNATVDWEWCAPLPRDRLQHTLVSVPGKDAIYSLGGKTLQDTLSNAVIYYRVGDNVWTETTQLEVAVSGAAGANLNGIIYLLGGEENDLDFFTKPSRLIQCFDTETDKCHVKPYVLPFAGRMHAAVHKDLVFIVAEGDSLVCYNPLLDSFTRLCLPEAWSSAPSLWKIASCNGSIYVFRDRYKKGDANTYKLDPATSAVTVTKGIKVLLTNLQFVLA from the exons ATGAAGATGGGCCTCCTCGTACCCCGGGTTGGGGACGGCAGGGCTCTGTCTCGGGAAAACCGGGGGAATAGACGCTCAGAGAAGAGAAAATGTGGGGTTGCCAGATGTCTCAAGCCAGGTCTGTTAGTGAAGAATCTGGACTCCATAAGAAGGGCAAGAGGCCCTGGCCACAAAG acagctggcagagagagaagtcAGCCATCATGGAATCACCAGAGGAGCCTGGAGCATCCATGGATGAGAACTACTTTGTGAACTACACTTTCAAAGATCGGTCACATTCAGGCCGGGTGGCTCAGGGCATCATGAAACTGTGTCTGGAGGAAGAGCTCTTTGCTGATGTCACCATTTCGGTGGAGGGCCGAGAGTTTCAGCTCCACCGGCTGGTCCTCTCAGCTCAGAGCTGCTTCTTCCGGTCAATGTTCACTTCCAACCTGAAGGAGGCCCACAACCGGGTGATTGTGCTGCAGGATGTCAGTGAGTCTGTTTTCCAGCTCCTGGTTGATTATATCTACCATGGGACTGTGAAACTTCGAGCTGATGAACTGCAGGAAATTTATGAGGTGTCAGACATGTATCAGTTGACATCTCTCTTTGAGGAATGTTCTCGGTTTTTGGCCCGCACAGTGCAAGTGGGAAACTGCCTTCAGGTGATGTGGCTGGCAGATCGGCACAGTGATCCTGAGCTATACACTGCTGCCAAGCACTGTGCCAAGACCCACCTGGCCCAGCTGCAAGGCACAGAGGAATTTCTCCACTTGTCCCATCACCTGCTCACAGATATCATTTCAG ATGGAGTTCCATGTTCCCAGAACCCAACAGAGGCCATAGAAGCCTGGATCAGTTTTAACAAAGAGGAAAGAGAGGTTTTTGCAGAGTCACTCAGGACTAGCTTGAAG GAAATTGGGGAGAATGTGCACATTTACCTAATTGGGAAAGAGTCATCTCGTACTCACTCGTTGGCTGTGTCCTTGCATTGTGCAGAAGATGACTCCATCAGTGTAAGTGGCCAAAACAGCTTGTGCCACCAGATCACTGCAGCCTGCAAGCATGGTGGAGACCTGTATGTGGTGGGCGGGTCCATCCCACGGCGCATGTGGAAGTGCAACAATGCCACCGTTGACTGGGAGTGGTGTGCACCTTTGCCCCGAGACCGGCTTCAGCACACCCTGGTGTCTGTGCCGGGGAAGGATGCCATATACTCGCTGGGTGGCAAGACACTGCAGGATACCCTCTCCAACGCAGTTATCTACTACCGGGTAGGTGATAACGTCTGGACGGAGACGACCCAGCTAGAGGTGGCTGTGTCAGGGGCAGCTGGTGCCAACCTCAATGGGATCATCTACTTACTAGGCGGGGAGGAGAATGACCTGGACTTCTTCACCAAACCGTCCCGACTCATCCAGTGCTTtgacacagagacagacaaatGCCATGTGAAGCCCTACGTGCTGCCCTTCGCAGGCCGCATGCACGCAGCCGTGCATAAGGATCTGGTGTTCATCGTGGCCGAAGGGGACTCCCTGGTGTGCTACAATCCCCTGCTAGACAGCTTCACCCGGCTCTGCCTTCCTGAGGCCTGGAGCTCTGCCCCATCCCTCTGGAAGATCGCCAGCTGTAATGGGAGCATCTATGTCTTTCGGGACCGGTATAAAAAGGGGGATGCCAACACCTATAAGCTTGATCCTGCCACTTCAGCTGTCACTGTCACCAAAGGCATTAAGGTGTTGCTTACTAATTTGCAGTTTGTGTTGGCCTAA
- the PTPMT1 gene encoding phosphatidylglycerophosphatase and protein-tyrosine phosphatase 1, translating to MVPAPGGPGTPPESVGSCPRVPACEGTSSKASGSLQPSSSSSFQLSSRPSTASPGAGRLPLRPAPRRAMAAAALLEAGLARVLYYPTLLYTLFRGRMPGPGHRDWYHRIDPTVLLGALPLRSMTRRLVQDENVRGVITMNEEYETRFLCNSSKEWKKAGVEQLRLSTVDMTGVPTLANLQKGVKFVLKYQSLGQCVYVHCKAGRSRSATMVAAYLIQVHNWSPEEAVRFITKIRSHIRVRPGQLEVLQEFSKITAGAAKNEASHTSKT from the exons ATGGTCCCTGCTCCAGGGGGCCCAGGAACTCCCCCGGAGTCCGTAGGCTCCTGCCCGAGAGTCCCGGCGTGCGAGGGGACCTCGTCGAAGGCCTCGGGCAGCTTACAGCCCTCGTCCTCATCGTCCTTCCAGCTCTCCTCGCGGCCGTCGACGGCGAGCCCGGGGGCAGGGAGATTGCCGCTGCGCCCGGCCCCGAGGCGCGCGATGGCGGCTGCCGCGCTGCTGGAGGCGGGCCTAGCCCGGGTGCTCTACTACCCGACGCTGCTCTACACTCTGTTCCGCGGGAGAATGCCGGGCCCAGGCCACCGCGACTGGTACCACCGCATCGACCCCACCGTGCTTCTGGGCGCGCTGCCGCTGCGGAGCATGACGAGGCGG CTGGTTCAGGACGAGAACGTGCGCGGGGTGATCACCATGAACGAGGAGTATGAGACGAGGTTCTTATGCAACTCCTCAAAG GAGTGGAAGAAAGCAGGAGTTGAGCAGCTGCGGCTCAGCACGGTAGACATGACTGGAGTCCCAACCTTGGCTAACCTGCAGAAAGGCGTCAAGTTTGTTCTCAAGTACCAATCACTGGGCCAGTGCGTCTACGTGCATTGCAAGGCTGGGCGTTCCAGAAGTGCCACTATGGTGGCAGCATATTTGATTCAG GTGCACAACTGGAGTCCGGAAGAGGCTGTAAGATTCATCACCAAGATCCGGTCACACATCCGTGTCAGACCTGGCCAGTTAGAAGTTCTCCAAGAGTTCTCTAAGATTACTGCAGGAGCAGCAAAGAATGAGGCTAGTCACACATCAAAGACATGA
- the KBTBD4 gene encoding kelch repeat and BTB domain-containing protein 4 isoform X3 — translation MKGGNADSWQREKSAIMESPEEPGASMDENYFVNYTFKDRSHSGRVAQGIMKLCLEEELFADVTISVEGREFQLHRLVLSAQSCFFRSMFTSNLKEAHNRVIVLQDVSESVFQLLVDYIYHGTVKLRADELQEIYEVSDMYQLTSLFEECSRFLARTVQVGNCLQVMWLADRHSDPELYTAAKHCAKTHLAQLQGTEEFLHLSHHLLTDIISDGVPCSQNPTEAIEAWISFNKEEREVFAESLRTSLKEIGENVHIYLIGKESSRTHSLAVSLHCAEDDSISVSGQNSLCHQITAACKHGGDLYVVGGSIPRRMWKCNNATVDWEWCAPLPRDRLQHTLVSVPGKDAIYSLGGKTLQDTLSNAVIYYRVGDNVWTETTQLEVAVSGAAGANLNGIIYLLGGEENDLDFFTKPSRLIQCFDTETDKCHVKPYVLPFAGRMHAAVHKDLVFIVAEGDSLVCYNPLLDSFTRLCLPEAWSSAPSLWKIASCNGSIYVFRDRYKKGDANTYKLDPATSAVTVTKGIKVLLTNLQFVLA, via the exons ATGAAAGGAGGGAACGCAG acagctggcagagagagaagtcAGCCATCATGGAATCACCAGAGGAGCCTGGAGCATCCATGGATGAGAACTACTTTGTGAACTACACTTTCAAAGATCGGTCACATTCAGGCCGGGTGGCTCAGGGCATCATGAAACTGTGTCTGGAGGAAGAGCTCTTTGCTGATGTCACCATTTCGGTGGAGGGCCGAGAGTTTCAGCTCCACCGGCTGGTCCTCTCAGCTCAGAGCTGCTTCTTCCGGTCAATGTTCACTTCCAACCTGAAGGAGGCCCACAACCGGGTGATTGTGCTGCAGGATGTCAGTGAGTCTGTTTTCCAGCTCCTGGTTGATTATATCTACCATGGGACTGTGAAACTTCGAGCTGATGAACTGCAGGAAATTTATGAGGTGTCAGACATGTATCAGTTGACATCTCTCTTTGAGGAATGTTCTCGGTTTTTGGCCCGCACAGTGCAAGTGGGAAACTGCCTTCAGGTGATGTGGCTGGCAGATCGGCACAGTGATCCTGAGCTATACACTGCTGCCAAGCACTGTGCCAAGACCCACCTGGCCCAGCTGCAAGGCACAGAGGAATTTCTCCACTTGTCCCATCACCTGCTCACAGATATCATTTCAG ATGGAGTTCCATGTTCCCAGAACCCAACAGAGGCCATAGAAGCCTGGATCAGTTTTAACAAAGAGGAAAGAGAGGTTTTTGCAGAGTCACTCAGGACTAGCTTGAAG GAAATTGGGGAGAATGTGCACATTTACCTAATTGGGAAAGAGTCATCTCGTACTCACTCGTTGGCTGTGTCCTTGCATTGTGCAGAAGATGACTCCATCAGTGTAAGTGGCCAAAACAGCTTGTGCCACCAGATCACTGCAGCCTGCAAGCATGGTGGAGACCTGTATGTGGTGGGCGGGTCCATCCCACGGCGCATGTGGAAGTGCAACAATGCCACCGTTGACTGGGAGTGGTGTGCACCTTTGCCCCGAGACCGGCTTCAGCACACCCTGGTGTCTGTGCCGGGGAAGGATGCCATATACTCGCTGGGTGGCAAGACACTGCAGGATACCCTCTCCAACGCAGTTATCTACTACCGGGTAGGTGATAACGTCTGGACGGAGACGACCCAGCTAGAGGTGGCTGTGTCAGGGGCAGCTGGTGCCAACCTCAATGGGATCATCTACTTACTAGGCGGGGAGGAGAATGACCTGGACTTCTTCACCAAACCGTCCCGACTCATCCAGTGCTTtgacacagagacagacaaatGCCATGTGAAGCCCTACGTGCTGCCCTTCGCAGGCCGCATGCACGCAGCCGTGCATAAGGATCTGGTGTTCATCGTGGCCGAAGGGGACTCCCTGGTGTGCTACAATCCCCTGCTAGACAGCTTCACCCGGCTCTGCCTTCCTGAGGCCTGGAGCTCTGCCCCATCCCTCTGGAAGATCGCCAGCTGTAATGGGAGCATCTATGTCTTTCGGGACCGGTATAAAAAGGGGGATGCCAACACCTATAAGCTTGATCCTGCCACTTCAGCTGTCACTGTCACCAAAGGCATTAAGGTGTTGCTTACTAATTTGCAGTTTGTGTTGGCCTAA
- the KBTBD4 gene encoding kelch repeat and BTB domain-containing protein 4 isoform X2, whose product MAEAGDKARTLKSRTDSWQREKSAIMESPEEPGASMDENYFVNYTFKDRSHSGRVAQGIMKLCLEEELFADVTISVEGREFQLHRLVLSAQSCFFRSMFTSNLKEAHNRVIVLQDVSESVFQLLVDYIYHGTVKLRADELQEIYEVSDMYQLTSLFEECSRFLARTVQVGNCLQVMWLADRHSDPELYTAAKHCAKTHLAQLQGTEEFLHLSHHLLTDIISDGVPCSQNPTEAIEAWISFNKEEREVFAESLRTSLKEIGENVHIYLIGKESSRTHSLAVSLHCAEDDSISVSGQNSLCHQITAACKHGGDLYVVGGSIPRRMWKCNNATVDWEWCAPLPRDRLQHTLVSVPGKDAIYSLGGKTLQDTLSNAVIYYRVGDNVWTETTQLEVAVSGAAGANLNGIIYLLGGEENDLDFFTKPSRLIQCFDTETDKCHVKPYVLPFAGRMHAAVHKDLVFIVAEGDSLVCYNPLLDSFTRLCLPEAWSSAPSLWKIASCNGSIYVFRDRYKKGDANTYKLDPATSAVTVTKGIKVLLTNLQFVLA is encoded by the exons ATGGCGGAGGCTGGAGATAAAGCGAGGACCTTAAAGAGCCGGACGG acagctggcagagagagaagtcAGCCATCATGGAATCACCAGAGGAGCCTGGAGCATCCATGGATGAGAACTACTTTGTGAACTACACTTTCAAAGATCGGTCACATTCAGGCCGGGTGGCTCAGGGCATCATGAAACTGTGTCTGGAGGAAGAGCTCTTTGCTGATGTCACCATTTCGGTGGAGGGCCGAGAGTTTCAGCTCCACCGGCTGGTCCTCTCAGCTCAGAGCTGCTTCTTCCGGTCAATGTTCACTTCCAACCTGAAGGAGGCCCACAACCGGGTGATTGTGCTGCAGGATGTCAGTGAGTCTGTTTTCCAGCTCCTGGTTGATTATATCTACCATGGGACTGTGAAACTTCGAGCTGATGAACTGCAGGAAATTTATGAGGTGTCAGACATGTATCAGTTGACATCTCTCTTTGAGGAATGTTCTCGGTTTTTGGCCCGCACAGTGCAAGTGGGAAACTGCCTTCAGGTGATGTGGCTGGCAGATCGGCACAGTGATCCTGAGCTATACACTGCTGCCAAGCACTGTGCCAAGACCCACCTGGCCCAGCTGCAAGGCACAGAGGAATTTCTCCACTTGTCCCATCACCTGCTCACAGATATCATTTCAG ATGGAGTTCCATGTTCCCAGAACCCAACAGAGGCCATAGAAGCCTGGATCAGTTTTAACAAAGAGGAAAGAGAGGTTTTTGCAGAGTCACTCAGGACTAGCTTGAAG GAAATTGGGGAGAATGTGCACATTTACCTAATTGGGAAAGAGTCATCTCGTACTCACTCGTTGGCTGTGTCCTTGCATTGTGCAGAAGATGACTCCATCAGTGTAAGTGGCCAAAACAGCTTGTGCCACCAGATCACTGCAGCCTGCAAGCATGGTGGAGACCTGTATGTGGTGGGCGGGTCCATCCCACGGCGCATGTGGAAGTGCAACAATGCCACCGTTGACTGGGAGTGGTGTGCACCTTTGCCCCGAGACCGGCTTCAGCACACCCTGGTGTCTGTGCCGGGGAAGGATGCCATATACTCGCTGGGTGGCAAGACACTGCAGGATACCCTCTCCAACGCAGTTATCTACTACCGGGTAGGTGATAACGTCTGGACGGAGACGACCCAGCTAGAGGTGGCTGTGTCAGGGGCAGCTGGTGCCAACCTCAATGGGATCATCTACTTACTAGGCGGGGAGGAGAATGACCTGGACTTCTTCACCAAACCGTCCCGACTCATCCAGTGCTTtgacacagagacagacaaatGCCATGTGAAGCCCTACGTGCTGCCCTTCGCAGGCCGCATGCACGCAGCCGTGCATAAGGATCTGGTGTTCATCGTGGCCGAAGGGGACTCCCTGGTGTGCTACAATCCCCTGCTAGACAGCTTCACCCGGCTCTGCCTTCCTGAGGCCTGGAGCTCTGCCCCATCCCTCTGGAAGATCGCCAGCTGTAATGGGAGCATCTATGTCTTTCGGGACCGGTATAAAAAGGGGGATGCCAACACCTATAAGCTTGATCCTGCCACTTCAGCTGTCACTGTCACCAAAGGCATTAAGGTGTTGCTTACTAATTTGCAGTTTGTGTTGGCCTAA